A genome region from Lactobacillus sp. ESL0791 includes the following:
- a CDS encoding ABC transporter ATP-binding protein, translating to MTLKYVKTWKLCLFLIISILDSLQPVFLAYILKLFIAFAQKPHGSLLSLTMLAIGGFLLFGVIGILFQYSFLNIIHDANLKIKELSANYLVKCRSSRQIIDSSFMTNDLKQIETGRVVSELKIINYVLKFLSAVISALIASWIISLIFFVAALIPALVQNAAAKKISSSAKDWEEANSYYTNTVNETIAGTNIAALYDMQNSFIGRLIKAAKIMEHALQTTSLAKGIANEFTSVAAYCFGMMIPFSFGIYFISIGNITLSTFMMIVQLSNNFINPVVNIFMCINDIKTTTPIWQKFQAIANFKPKKQTTKIPATAFRHLSLKNAGIKLSNQQIFSNVSLAVKNGEKVLLQAPSGWGKSTLLNVLTGNYQVSSGSYEINGQNASGNWQHDHEFFSFIQQKPFILNDTLKYNITLGREVATTKLNQVASQAGLSNLVEQKGWNYRVGPDGQNLSGGQNQRIEIARALLADRPILLADEATSSLDQDLSQKIHQAILTDFPGTVIEVAHHIAPDEQRMFDQVIRLN from the coding sequence ATGACATTAAAATACGTCAAAACATGGAAATTATGCTTATTTTTAATTATTTCCATCCTAGATTCTCTGCAGCCGGTATTCTTAGCCTATATACTGAAATTGTTTATTGCATTCGCACAAAAACCGCATGGCAGTTTGCTCAGTTTAACCATGTTGGCAATCGGCGGCTTTCTGCTTTTTGGCGTTATCGGCATCTTATTTCAATATTCATTCCTGAACATCATTCATGATGCCAATTTAAAAATCAAAGAGTTATCTGCCAACTATCTAGTAAAATGCCGGTCTAGTCGGCAAATCATTGACAGCTCGTTCATGACCAATGACCTTAAGCAAATTGAGACTGGGCGGGTTGTCTCCGAATTAAAAATCATCAATTACGTTTTAAAATTTCTTTCAGCGGTTATTTCGGCATTAATTGCTTCTTGGATTATTTCACTGATTTTCTTTGTCGCTGCCCTAATTCCCGCACTTGTGCAGAATGCGGCCGCCAAGAAGATTTCTTCAAGTGCCAAAGATTGGGAAGAGGCCAATAGCTACTACACCAACACCGTTAATGAAACAATTGCCGGCACCAATATCGCCGCACTCTATGATATGCAAAATTCGTTTATCGGTCGCCTAATCAAGGCTGCGAAAATAATGGAACACGCCCTGCAAACCACCAGTCTTGCCAAAGGGATCGCCAACGAATTTACCTCAGTTGCCGCCTATTGTTTTGGCATGATGATCCCCTTTAGCTTTGGTATTTATTTTATTTCAATCGGCAATATCACTCTCTCGACTTTCATGATGATTGTTCAGCTATCAAATAATTTCATTAACCCTGTCGTTAATATTTTTATGTGCATCAATGATATCAAAACAACCACCCCAATTTGGCAAAAATTCCAAGCTATTGCTAACTTTAAACCGAAAAAACAGACTACTAAAATTCCTGCTACAGCCTTTAGGCATCTATCCCTTAAAAATGCCGGAATAAAATTAAGCAACCAGCAAATCTTCAGCAATGTCAGCTTAGCTGTCAAAAACGGTGAAAAAGTCCTCCTGCAGGCTCCCTCCGGCTGGGGCAAATCAACCCTGCTGAACGTATTAACCGGCAATTATCAAGTTAGTTCCGGCTCCTATGAAATTAATGGTCAAAATGCCAGCGGCAATTGGCAGCACGACCACGAATTTTTCTCCTTCATCCAGCAAAAGCCCTTTATTTTAAACGACACGCTCAAATACAATATTACTTTGGGACGCGAAGTTGCCACAACCAAACTGAATCAAGTTGCCAGTCAAGCAGGTCTGAGCAACCTTGTTGAGCAAAAGGGCTGGAATTACCGCGTTGGCCCTGACGGGCAAAATCTTTCGGGCGGACAAAACCAGCGGATTGAGATTGCTCGGGCTTTACTTGCTGACCGGCCAATCCTGCTGGCCGATGAAGCTACCTCTTCTCTTGACCAGGATCTGTCCCAAAAAATTCACCAGGCAATTTTAACCGATTTTCCGGGAACCGTGATCGAAGTTGCCCACCACATTGCGCCAGACGAACAAAGGATGTTTGATCAGGTCATTAGGCTAAACTAA
- the glmS gene encoding glutamine--fructose-6-phosphate transaminase (isomerizing): protein MCGIVGIVGKNARDIILNGLTNLEYRGYDSAGIYLNDLKGKEYLTKAVGRIKDLKEKMTPDEQGLVGIGHTRWATHGKPTVENAHPQFDETNRFYLVHNGVIENYRELKEKYLADVNFKSETDTEVIVQLISKIVRSEKLDTFTAFKKTLGLIKGSYAILLVDNTNPAHIFIAKNKSPLMLGLGDGFNVIASDALSVLDQTKTFVDLQDGEVGDITKDSYTIETLAGKKVTPKPYTLDIDPKVASKGTYEFYMLKEIEEQPAVIRRIAQKYLDKDGQPLVEPQIIDAISQADRIYIFAAGTSYHAGLVGKALFEEYTGIPTEVGYASEAGYHFPMMSKRPFMIFLSQSGETADSRVVLQQATKMHVPTLTITNVMGSTLSREADYTMLLDAGPEIAVASTKAYTAQIALQAVLAKALGEKIGSQKAKDFNLRKDLALAAEGIQEIVDGKEKLEKIAKKYLVKSRNAFYIGRGIDYAVALEAALKLKEVSYIQTEGFAAAELKHGTISLIEKGTPVIALINDPVTADLTRGNVEEVESRGANVVTIVSKKLAKKGDDIVLPNINYYLSPLLTVIPTQLLGYYASKDKGLDVDKPRNLAKSVTVE from the coding sequence ATGTGTGGAATTGTTGGAATTGTTGGTAAAAATGCGCGTGACATCATTTTAAACGGCTTAACAAATCTGGAATATCGCGGTTATGATTCGGCCGGAATTTACCTGAATGATCTCAAAGGCAAGGAATACCTTACTAAGGCAGTCGGCCGGATTAAAGATTTAAAAGAAAAGATGACGCCCGATGAGCAGGGCCTTGTCGGAATCGGCCACACCCGCTGGGCAACGCATGGCAAGCCAACGGTGGAAAATGCCCACCCGCAGTTTGATGAAACCAACCGCTTTTATTTGGTTCATAACGGCGTGATTGAAAATTACCGCGAATTGAAGGAAAAGTACCTTGCCGATGTTAATTTTAAGTCCGAAACCGACACCGAAGTAATCGTGCAGTTGATTAGCAAAATTGTCCGTAGTGAAAAGCTGGACACATTTACGGCCTTTAAGAAGACGCTGGGGCTGATTAAGGGTTCCTATGCTATCCTGCTGGTTGATAATACCAATCCGGCCCATATTTTTATTGCCAAAAACAAGTCACCGCTGATGCTTGGACTCGGGGATGGGTTTAACGTCATTGCCTCCGACGCGCTTTCGGTTCTGGATCAAACCAAGACCTTCGTTGATTTGCAGGACGGAGAAGTTGGCGATATCACCAAGGACAGTTATACAATCGAAACTCTAGCCGGGAAAAAAGTCACCCCGAAACCATATACGCTGGATATTGATCCCAAGGTTGCTTCCAAGGGTACTTATGAATTTTACATGTTAAAAGAAATTGAAGAGCAGCCGGCAGTCATCCGGCGTATTGCTCAAAAATACCTCGATAAAGACGGACAGCCGCTGGTTGAACCGCAAATTATTGATGCCATCAGCCAGGCCGACCGGATTTATATTTTTGCTGCGGGCACCAGTTACCATGCTGGTCTGGTGGGTAAGGCATTGTTTGAGGAATATACGGGCATTCCGACGGAAGTTGGTTATGCGTCCGAGGCTGGCTATCACTTTCCGATGATGAGCAAGCGTCCCTTCATGATTTTCCTGTCTCAATCGGGCGAAACCGCCGATTCCCGGGTCGTGCTGCAGCAGGCAACCAAGATGCACGTGCCGACACTGACCATCACCAACGTGATGGGGTCAACACTGTCGCGCGAAGCTGACTACACGATGCTGCTGGATGCAGGTCCAGAGATTGCCGTTGCCTCGACCAAGGCCTACACCGCGCAGATTGCTCTGCAGGCTGTGCTGGCAAAGGCTCTGGGTGAAAAAATTGGTTCGCAAAAGGCCAAGGACTTCAATTTGCGCAAAGATCTGGCCCTGGCCGCAGAAGGCATTCAGGAAATTGTTGACGGCAAGGAAAAATTAGAAAAAATTGCCAAGAAGTATCTGGTCAAATCACGCAATGCCTTTTATATTGGGCGCGGAATTGACTATGCGGTTGCCCTGGAAGCAGCACTGAAGCTGAAGGAAGTTTCTTACATTCAGACCGAGGGCTTTGCGGCCGCGGAACTGAAACACGGCACAATTTCCCTGATTGAAAAGGGGACACCGGTCATCGCTTTGATTAATGATCCCGTGACCGCCGACTTGACGCGCGGCAACGTTGAGGAAGTGGAGTCCCGCGGTGCCAATGTGGTGACGATTGTCAGTAAGAAGCTTGCGAAAAAGGGTGATGATATTGTTTTGCCGAATATCAACTATTACCTGTCGCCGCTACTAACGGTGATTCCGACACAGCTGCTTGGCTATTATGCTTCTAAAGACAAGGGCTTGGATGTGGATAAGCCGCGAAATTTGGCCAAAAGTGTGACGGTTGAGTAG
- a CDS encoding type II toxin-antitoxin system Phd/YefM family antitoxin, producing MAIALTQSDFRTHMKKYLDEVDDYNETVYVTRSKDRSVAIISQEKLKWLERLAKAPVGSLDQAVAMDKLAELGVVPEPEPIDEKDEEAYWNQFKK from the coding sequence ATGGCGATAGCATTAACACAGAGTGACTTTAGAACTCATATGAAAAAATATTTAGATGAAGTTGATGACTATAATGAAACGGTGTATGTTACCCGGTCAAAAGATAGATCGGTTGCAATAATTTCCCAAGAAAAGCTAAAGTGGCTGGAGCGGTTGGCTAAAGCTCCGGTTGGTTCATTAGATCAAGCGGTTGCAATGGATAAGTTAGCAGAGTTGGGTGTAGTTCCTGAACCAGAACCTATAGATGAAAAAGACGAAGAGGCATACTGGAATCAGTTCAAAAAATGA
- a CDS encoding type II toxin-antitoxin system YafQ family toxin, whose translation MKKLEFNPTNLFNEDMGRLASLDQAIVDEAHEAIDLLCELHELPEEFNDHKLTRKYEGYREFHIRDTTKGDFPSDINDVVVIYRIVERKLIVIGARIGSHNRLFRGQGNSKKYRKSKH comes from the coding sequence ATGAAAAAACTAGAATTTAATCCAACGAATTTATTTAACGAAGATATGGGGCGATTAGCAAGTTTAGATCAAGCAATAGTTGATGAAGCTCATGAAGCAATTGATTTGCTATGCGAATTGCATGAATTACCAGAGGAGTTTAATGATCACAAATTAACCAGAAAATATGAAGGTTATCGAGAATTCCATATTCGCGACACTACTAAGGGAGATTTTCCATCAGATATTAATGATGTAGTAGTAATTTACAGAATTGTTGAACGTAAATTAATCGTAATCGGAGCAAGAATTGGCTCACATAATCGTTTATTTAGAGGACAAGGAAATTCAAAGAAATATCGTAAGTCTAAACACTAA
- a CDS encoding Cof-type HAD-IIB family hydrolase, with translation MAIKLIAVDLDGTLLTTNNTILPETERALKVARDEGVKVVLTTGRPLSGVMRYNEQLGLSGNQQYNIVFNGAVIQTLDGRILLNQEMNYNDFNTVLRLQRLSHVKVHFETPECFWTCDHDLPHLMMRNAVETNNVLKVRKREEITHDFTFNKASFTSMNDAQQSEKFWNSLPDWAFAKYNIVHSFPDVIELNAKGASKGAALVDLADRLKINQADVMIFGDQGNDLSMFANPSFKKVAMGNAIELIKDKADYVTDDNDHNGIAKALKKFVL, from the coding sequence ATGGCAATTAAGTTAATTGCGGTTGATTTGGACGGAACGTTATTGACGACTAACAACACGATTCTGCCCGAGACCGAACGGGCACTGAAAGTGGCACGGGATGAGGGCGTGAAAGTTGTTCTGACAACGGGGCGTCCGCTGTCGGGCGTGATGCGCTACAATGAACAGCTCGGCCTTTCCGGCAATCAGCAGTACAACATCGTTTTTAACGGGGCGGTGATCCAGACCTTAGACGGCAGGATCTTGTTGAACCAGGAAATGAACTATAATGATTTCAACACCGTGTTGCGGCTGCAGCGCCTGAGTCACGTTAAGGTGCATTTTGAAACTCCAGAATGTTTCTGGACGTGCGACCACGATTTGCCGCATTTGATGATGCGCAATGCCGTGGAGACTAATAATGTGCTCAAGGTGCGCAAGCGCGAAGAGATCACGCATGATTTCACCTTCAATAAGGCCAGCTTCACCTCAATGAATGATGCCCAGCAGTCCGAGAAGTTTTGGAATTCGCTGCCTGATTGGGCCTTTGCCAAGTATAATATCGTGCACAGCTTTCCCGATGTGATTGAATTGAATGCCAAGGGTGCCTCGAAGGGTGCGGCACTTGTTGATTTGGCAGACCGCCTGAAAATTAACCAGGCGGACGTGATGATCTTCGGCGACCAGGGCAATGACCTTTCCATGTTTGCCAATCCAAGTTTCAAGAAGGTGGCGATGGGCAACGCCATTGAGCTGATTAAGGACAAGGCCGATTATGTCACCGATGACAACGACCACAACGGCATTGCCAAGGCACTGAAAAAATTTGTTTTGTGA
- a CDS encoding CopY/TcrY family copper transport repressor, which produces MEETKEKTASNISEAEWEVMRIVWTLGSVRTGEVLKQLQAKKDWSESTIKTLMRRLVNKGLLKTKKDGRYFIYSATVTEMEMMVAVTTEMMDHMCDMHKGQMLLAILKTVTLSKNDIGQLTEELAQKEKTAPETVDCNCLPASGHSC; this is translated from the coding sequence ATGGAAGAAACAAAAGAGAAAACTGCAAGTAATATTTCCGAAGCCGAGTGGGAGGTCATGCGGATTGTCTGGACGCTGGGCAGCGTGCGGACCGGCGAGGTTTTAAAACAGCTGCAAGCCAAGAAGGATTGGTCGGAATCGACGATCAAGACCCTGATGCGCCGCTTGGTGAATAAGGGCCTGCTTAAGACCAAAAAAGATGGCCGCTACTTCATCTATTCGGCAACGGTCACCGAGATGGAGATGATGGTCGCAGTTACCACCGAGATGATGGACCACATGTGTGACATGCATAAGGGGCAGATGCTGCTGGCGATTCTAAAGACGGTTACTTTGTCTAAAAATGACATTGGGCAGCTGACTGAAGAACTGGCCCAAAAAGAGAAGACGGCACCGGAGACGGTTGACTGCAACTGTTTGCCGGCCAGCGGACACAGCTGTTAG
- a CDS encoding SLAP domain-containing protein, whose protein sequence is MSYNQKRKIVKTVKKNHKFGRNLVVGAAAIGGLLGGVGVGNFAGAAAPTQVFAKAKKSTKASSAKLKKSAYVYNSKGKRVGKKALKKGKTIKVYGTKTIKGKKYYSLGHGKYVKAGNVAKAKSVKLAKTTYVYNSKGKKTSAKALKKGKSIKVYGTKTIKGKKYYYIGNGKYIPAANVKKPSKTPTPTPEPTPSSTPSSTPSSTPSSAPSSAASSTGSTAGNTGGSTGGGSTTPDTTVKGISVNFKLNDGTDKGTVTIPAGTHQENDPIDLTDPSVYGPTDIPDGYAIAASGDLTGNNQQPSNVKFTTSAQTKIVYLKADPTSARPIIVNFKLNDGTDKGTVTIPVGTHHVGDSIDLTSPSVYGISDIPDGYSIAASGDLTGSNQQPSGVTYGAHAQTKTVYLKADPTAARAIKVHFKLNDGTDKGTVIVPVGTHHVGDSIDLTLPATYGANDIPEGYMIATSGDLTGSNQQPTGVVYTASVQEKIVYLKAAPAQSLSVQYIDVVSGDEVTGGTTTVPAGGNDKAGDTATIPTASFPTGYVLADKSEIESATTSKVLDADTTIKYKEDGTTQKFVYPSSTTAPTKKVYVKASTTPLAAAANKITVKFKKVTDATDIVDGSSVPVFHDFVPNTTSDHVGDAPGVLTMSNYSSITELSGYDVATQADIDTYNSTHPGNEIHQAVGKDLVYGLTPRTVTVYVKHS, encoded by the coding sequence ATGAGTTATAACCAAAAACGTAAGATAGTTAAGACTGTCAAGAAGAACCATAAATTCGGCCGTAACCTAGTAGTAGGTGCTGCTGCAATTGGTGGTTTACTTGGAGGTGTTGGCGTTGGTAATTTTGCTGGCGCTGCTGCCCCAACACAAGTCTTTGCTAAAGCTAAGAAGTCAACAAAGGCTTCAAGCGCAAAGTTGAAGAAGAGCGCTTATGTTTACAACAGTAAAGGTAAGCGTGTAGGCAAGAAGGCTCTGAAGAAGGGCAAGACCATTAAGGTGTACGGTACTAAGACCATTAAAGGTAAAAAGTACTACTCACTTGGCCATGGTAAATATGTCAAGGCTGGCAATGTAGCTAAGGCTAAGTCAGTTAAATTGGCTAAGACGACTTACGTTTACAACAGTAAAGGTAAGAAGACTTCTGCTAAGGCTTTGAAGAAGGGCAAGAGTATTAAGGTATATGGTACTAAGACCATCAAAGGTAAGAAGTACTACTACATTGGCAACGGTAAGTATATTCCAGCAGCTAATGTAAAGAAGCCAAGCAAGACTCCTACTCCAACTCCAGAACCAACTCCAAGCAGTACACCGAGTTCAACTCCAAGCAGTACTCCAAGTTCTGCACCAAGTTCAGCAGCTAGCTCAACTGGTAGCACAGCTGGCAACACAGGTGGTTCAACAGGTGGTGGCTCAACCACTCCAGATACTACAGTAAAAGGTATCAGTGTAAACTTCAAGCTTAATGACGGGACAGATAAAGGTACTGTAACAATACCGGCTGGAACTCATCAGGAAAATGATCCTATTGATCTAACTGATCCATCAGTATATGGTCCAACCGATATTCCAGATGGTTATGCAATTGCAGCTAGTGGAGATTTAACAGGTAACAACCAACAACCATCAAATGTTAAATTTACTACTAGTGCCCAGACAAAGATAGTTTATTTGAAGGCTGATCCAACATCTGCGCGTCCGATCATAGTTAACTTTAAGCTTAATGATGGTACTGACAAAGGTACTGTAACAATACCAGTAGGAACTCATCATGTTGGGGATTCTATTGATTTAACTAGTCCTTCAGTGTATGGTATAAGTGATATACCAGACGGTTATTCAATTGCAGCTAGTGGAGATTTAACAGGTAGCAACCAACAACCGTCAGGCGTTACTTATGGTGCTCATGCTCAAACCAAGACAGTTTATTTGAAGGCTGACCCAACAGCAGCACGTGCCATCAAAGTTCACTTTAAGCTTAATGACGGTACTGATAAAGGTACTGTGATAGTCCCAGTAGGAACTCATCATGTTGGGGATTCTATTGATTTAACACTTCCAGCAACATATGGTGCAAATGATATACCAGAAGGTTATATGATTGCAACTAGTGGAGATTTAACAGGTAGCAACCAACAACCAACGGGTGTGGTTTATACTGCTAGTGTTCAAGAAAAGATTGTTTATCTGAAAGCAGCTCCAGCTCAAAGCCTTTCGGTTCAATATATAGACGTTGTGAGTGGTGATGAAGTTACTGGAGGAACTACTACAGTTCCTGCTGGTGGAAATGACAAAGCAGGAGATACAGCTACTATACCAACTGCATCATTCCCAACTGGCTATGTATTGGCTGATAAGAGCGAGATTGAGTCTGCTACAACTTCAAAAGTTTTGGATGCAGATACAACTATAAAATATAAAGAAGATGGCACAACCCAAAAATTTGTATATCCTAGCTCTACTACTGCTCCTACTAAGAAAGTTTATGTTAAAGCAAGTACTACACCATTGGCTGCTGCAGCAAACAAGATTACTGTTAAATTTAAAAAGGTAACTGATGCAACTGATATAGTAGATGGTTCTTCAGTGCCAGTATTTCACGATTTTGTTCCTAATACTACATCAGATCATGTTGGCGATGCACCAGGTGTGCTTACTATGTCAAACTACAGCAGTATTACTGAACTTTCAGGTTATGATGTTGCAACTCAAGCAGATATAGATACATATAACTCTACACATCCTGGTAACGAAATTCATCAAGCTGTAGGAAAGGACCTTGTGTATGGTTTAACTCCTCGAACAGTAACTGTTTACGTAAAGCACTCGTAG
- the asp1 gene encoding accessory Sec system glycosyltransferase Asp1, giving the protein MYYFLNEQLAANCSGIEHAELKRMRLFHKYGVPAKLVMSGYNRFGHQSLKLYGVAEEDYINMFDYYADAQNYHEPPMSVNDLPIPETAKAVQVENGYDVYADQRKIMTVNLLPDQEDQIDTIQYFNIDDHLLKQECYDTRGFLSMTQFYDTANGNLTYEQFYRPDGSIYCEISSEHRDNDVVTNVELTDLDGYQYTFRDLGEAFTLMLDQLNQQDLANGEKSTFISDRSNITNVPMLNMKTPARKIEHFHNIHFRDYWDPSSPLTYASIANEEQLAQTDLVITPTKKQAKDMAARLETDVPIVGIPVGVVPDKQLHVKHVPLKERKRGKIIAVARLYYEKRLDDAIKAFAKAREQLPYLTFDIYGYANDVDGCQEEKMLKQLVEQLHLQDAVTFKGYTQGMDSVYNSAQLLMMSSRYEGAPLSLVEAQSYGVPVISYDINYGPSDIIQDKKSGFLIPSGKIDLLAQKTVDFFKDPQLQESMSKASYENAKRFSEDNVWQEWQKYVIAPAKD; this is encoded by the coding sequence ATGTATTATTTCCTAAATGAACAATTAGCTGCCAATTGCTCCGGCATTGAACACGCAGAACTCAAACGGATGCGCTTATTCCATAAATACGGTGTCCCTGCCAAACTCGTCATGTCCGGCTACAATCGCTTTGGGCACCAAAGTCTCAAACTGTATGGCGTAGCAGAAGAAGATTACATCAACATGTTTGATTATTATGCTGATGCCCAAAACTATCATGAACCTCCGATGTCAGTTAATGACCTTCCCATCCCTGAAACCGCCAAGGCAGTCCAGGTTGAGAATGGTTATGATGTCTATGCCGACCAACGCAAGATAATGACGGTTAACCTGCTGCCAGATCAAGAAGACCAAATTGATACGATTCAGTACTTTAATATTGATGATCATCTGCTTAAGCAGGAGTGTTACGATACACGCGGTTTTCTCAGTATGACGCAGTTTTATGACACGGCTAATGGCAACTTGACCTACGAGCAGTTTTACCGCCCGGATGGTTCAATTTACTGTGAAATTTCCTCTGAACACCGGGACAATGATGTTGTGACCAACGTTGAATTAACCGATCTTGACGGTTATCAATACACCTTCCGTGATCTAGGTGAGGCATTTACATTGATGCTTGATCAGCTTAACCAGCAGGATCTGGCTAATGGTGAGAAGTCCACCTTTATCTCGGACCGCAGCAACATCACCAATGTACCGATGCTGAACATGAAGACCCCGGCACGCAAGATTGAACATTTTCATAATATTCATTTTCGCGATTACTGGGATCCTTCATCACCGTTAACATACGCTTCGATTGCCAATGAAGAACAATTAGCACAGACGGATTTGGTTATAACTCCGACTAAGAAGCAGGCAAAGGATATGGCGGCAAGACTGGAGACTGATGTTCCGATCGTGGGCATTCCCGTGGGGGTTGTCCCGGACAAGCAGCTGCATGTCAAGCACGTTCCGCTTAAAGAGCGCAAGCGGGGCAAGATTATTGCCGTTGCCCGCCTTTACTACGAGAAGCGGCTTGACGATGCGATCAAGGCCTTTGCCAAGGCAAGGGAGCAGCTGCCGTATTTGACTTTTGATATTTACGGTTACGCCAACGATGTCGATGGCTGCCAGGAAGAGAAGATGCTCAAACAATTGGTGGAGCAGCTGCATCTGCAGGATGCGGTCACCTTTAAGGGCTACACACAAGGCATGGACAGCGTGTATAATTCTGCCCAGCTGCTGATGATGTCATCACGTTATGAAGGTGCCCCGTTATCACTAGTTGAGGCCCAGTCGTATGGTGTCCCGGTCATTTCCTATGACATCAACTACGGCCCGTCCGATATTATTCAGGACAAGAAGAGCGGCTTTCTGATTCCTTCCGGCAAGATTGACCTGCTGGCGCAGAAGACAGTGGACTTTTTTAAGGATCCGCAGCTTCAGGAAAGCATGAGCAAGGCTTCCTATGAGAATGCCAAGCGCTTTTCGGAAGATAATGTCTGGCAGGAGTGGCAGAAGTATGTTATTGCGCCTGCCAAGGACTAG
- a CDS encoding Txe/YoeB family addiction module toxin: MSKYGVKIKNSAKKDLKKIKQFNLKEEFLKVSEILKSDPYQNTQSLEKLQPLSSNLYSRRLNTQHRIVYSVDKKTKTVYIFSAWSHYE, encoded by the coding sequence ATGAGTAAGTATGGCGTAAAAATCAAAAATTCGGCTAAAAAAGATTTAAAGAAAATCAAACAATTTAATTTAAAGGAAGAATTTTTAAAAGTCAGCGAAATTTTAAAATCAGATCCGTATCAAAATACGCAATCTTTAGAAAAATTACAACCGCTGAGTAGTAATTTGTATTCAAGAAGGCTAAATACGCAACACCGGATTGTTTATAGTGTTGATAAGAAAACTAAAACAGTTTATATATTTTCTGCTTGGAGTCATTACGAGTAA
- a CDS encoding type II toxin-antitoxin system Phd/YefM family antitoxin — protein MDNYTPTAARKNFFKILKDVNQQKKPISIIPAKENQDEAAVIISKDDWDSINETLYLENTGVLKKVRERQDDNSGFTNIDDIDWDNL, from the coding sequence ATGGATAATTATACACCAACAGCAGCTCGTAAGAATTTTTTTAAAATTTTAAAAGATGTTAATCAGCAGAAAAAGCCAATTTCAATTATTCCGGCTAAGGAGAATCAAGACGAAGCAGCAGTAATTATTTCTAAAGATGATTGGGATTCAATCAATGAAACGCTATACCTTGAAAATACGGGTGTACTTAAAAAGGTGCGTGAAAGACAAGATGATAATTCTGGCTTTACCAATATAGATGACATTGATTGGGATAATTTATGA